One part of the Corynebacterium aurimucosum ATCC 700975 genome encodes these proteins:
- a CDS encoding DNA polymerase IV → MQRWVLHIDMDAFFASVEQLTRPTLRGRPVLVGGTSGRGVVAGASYEARAYGAHSAMPMFRAQQLVGYRAVVVQPRRAVYSAASRRVFGIIAQHAGVIEQLSIDEAFMEPAALLGATPAEVREWSENLRRVIRTETGLPSSIGAGAGKQSAKIASGEAKPDGTFVVPQERFKELIHPLPVGKLWGAGPVTQQKLAAIGVETIGQLAAMSRKEVEISLGGVVGVQLWELAQGIDERPVAPRAIAKQISTEFTYPTDLRTAAEVDAALIRAAHGAHSRLLKDGRGARTVTVKLRMADFHIESRSATLSYATDDLKVLEAKALSLARYPEELGPIRLVGVSYSGLEEARQDVLFPELDREIVRQAPDTDYETGVSDYLPGSTSAPVNVSSTADAEESSSCRWRATQDVYHPDFGHGWIQGAGHGVVSVRFETRATGPGFVRSFAAEEEELRPADPLNSLAWEDIPPDEDAEPEEAVEVPPREDN, encoded by the coding sequence ATGCAGCGCTGGGTTCTTCACATCGACATGGATGCGTTCTTTGCCTCGGTGGAACAGCTCACCCGACCTACCCTGCGCGGCCGTCCGGTGCTGGTGGGAGGGACATCCGGCCGCGGGGTCGTCGCGGGTGCCTCTTATGAGGCACGCGCTTATGGTGCGCATTCCGCCATGCCCATGTTCCGTGCGCAGCAGCTCGTGGGGTATCGAGCCGTGGTGGTGCAACCGCGCCGAGCAGTCTATTCGGCGGCTTCGCGCCGGGTGTTTGGGATTATTGCGCAGCACGCTGGGGTCATCGAGCAGCTCTCCATCGATGAGGCCTTCATGGAACCTGCCGCACTCCTGGGAGCCACGCCCGCGGAGGTCCGCGAATGGTCAGAGAACTTGCGCCGAGTGATTAGAACGGAGACGGGTCTTCCCAGCTCTATTGGTGCGGGTGCGGGAAAGCAGAGCGCAAAGATCGCCTCGGGGGAGGCCAAACCAGACGGCACCTTCGTGGTCCCGCAGGAGCGCTTCAAGGAGCTCATTCACCCGCTGCCCGTGGGCAAGCTGTGGGGTGCGGGGCCGGTCACCCAGCAGAAGCTTGCCGCCATCGGTGTGGAGACTATCGGCCAGTTGGCCGCAATGAGCCGCAAGGAAGTCGAGATTTCACTCGGCGGTGTGGTGGGGGTACAGCTGTGGGAGCTTGCCCAAGGAATTGATGAGCGCCCCGTCGCCCCGCGTGCGATTGCCAAACAAATATCCACCGAGTTCACCTATCCCACCGACCTGCGCACGGCAGCGGAGGTGGATGCGGCGCTCATCCGCGCGGCACATGGCGCTCATTCCCGTTTGCTCAAGGATGGGCGCGGCGCGCGCACGGTGACGGTGAAGTTGCGGATGGCGGACTTTCACATCGAGTCACGCTCAGCCACCCTCTCTTACGCCACCGATGACCTGAAGGTGCTCGAAGCTAAAGCGCTGAGTTTGGCGCGCTACCCGGAAGAACTCGGTCCTATCAGGCTGGTGGGCGTGAGCTACTCAGGGTTGGAGGAGGCCCGCCAAGACGTGCTCTTTCCGGAGTTGGACCGTGAGATCGTGCGCCAGGCTCCGGACACGGACTATGAAACCGGAGTCAGCGACTATCTGCCGGGCAGCACGTCCGCCCCAGTCAATGTTTCCTCCACGGCGGATGCCGAGGAATCGTCGAGCTGCAGGTGGCGCGCTACCCAGGACGTCTATCACCCCGATTTCGGCCACGGCTGGATTCAGGGTGCGGGCCATGGGGTGGTCAGCGTACGTTTTGAAACCCGCGCTACGGGCCCGGGGTTCGTGCGCTCCTTCGCGGCTGAGGAAGAAGAGCTCCGCCCAGCCGATCCGCTGAACTCCTTGGCCTGGGAGGACATTCCGCCGGACGAAGACGCCGAACCTGAGGAGGCGGTGGAGGTCCCGCCACGCGAGGACAACTAG
- a CDS encoding HNH endonuclease signature motif containing protein has translation MNALQAFLNALGAGIDVVAECEGMSEADLIAAGSPDKTAAQLARLHTSFFGKTAMTRMQRDAVKAARQRGHSLPTLEVIDRYARKAKTQALGWKLRLELCRTRADTLAMETLAKKKLKEHSAPPAPKEGVTVYRRRNAAWTMAITGPSQLIAELSDVVDREHPLESIREAFFKGAAPRRGLQTNILVPLEAMTKILDGDGEEITLQMTNGATMTGAEYLNKVIAGEIDKDGALATLFHPYHGPVNLYYEERSASIKQRIMAMAEFPVCAWDKCMKPADECQVHHLIAWKNGGYTNQENLVMLCPYHNGVNQDDPNAPPGRGRMARVGGKAIRTHGPPPPPTPLQAPPGLFTNTAERDD, from the coding sequence ATGAACGCGCTACAGGCTTTCCTCAACGCACTCGGTGCCGGCATCGATGTCGTCGCCGAGTGCGAAGGCATGTCTGAAGCAGACCTCATCGCCGCCGGCTCCCCGGACAAAACCGCGGCGCAATTGGCGCGCTTGCACACCAGCTTCTTTGGCAAGACTGCCATGACGCGGATGCAACGCGACGCGGTGAAAGCTGCGCGCCAACGCGGCCACTCTCTACCGACGCTGGAGGTCATTGACCGCTATGCCCGCAAAGCCAAGACGCAAGCACTGGGCTGGAAGCTGCGTCTAGAGCTCTGCCGGACTAGGGCCGATACTCTCGCGATGGAAACACTGGCGAAAAAGAAGCTCAAGGAGCACTCGGCACCACCCGCGCCGAAAGAGGGCGTGACTGTTTACCGCCGCCGCAATGCCGCGTGGACGATGGCGATCACGGGCCCCTCGCAATTGATTGCAGAGCTTAGCGACGTCGTCGACCGCGAACACCCCCTCGAGTCCATCCGCGAAGCCTTCTTTAAAGGCGCCGCCCCGCGCCGCGGCCTGCAGACTAATATCCTCGTACCGTTGGAGGCCATGACGAAGATTCTCGACGGCGACGGCGAGGAAATCACCCTTCAGATGACCAACGGCGCCACGATGACCGGCGCGGAATACCTCAACAAGGTCATCGCCGGTGAGATCGATAAAGACGGCGCGCTTGCGACCCTTTTCCACCCCTATCACGGGCCGGTCAACCTCTATTATGAGGAGCGCTCGGCCAGCATCAAGCAACGCATCATGGCTATGGCCGAGTTCCCAGTCTGCGCATGGGATAAATGTATGAAACCGGCCGATGAATGCCAGGTCCACCATCTCATCGCGTGGAAGAACGGCGGGTACACCAACCAAGAAAACCTGGTGATGCTCTGCCCCTATCACAACGGCGTGAACCAGGACGATCCGAATGCGCCGCCGGGCCGCGGCCGCATGGCCCGGGTCGGGGGTAAAGCGATAAGGACACATGGTCCTCCCCCACCGCCCACGCCGTTGCAAGCTCCTCCCGGGTTATTCACGAACACCGCAGAGCGAGACGACTGA
- a CDS encoding asparaginase: protein MTFALIATGGTIACTTVRDGSLVPTVSGQQLAASLGADDGTHDIEVVEFRALDSSSITLADLDELLLCVREQLARPDIDGVLITHGTDSLEETALALSLFDLGDGPIVLTGAQRAFDHPAGDGPRNLRDAYELLRSGKPGVWVQFGGKTIPGRGARKWHTSQLNGFEELPVGDSAVPLLPLAPMAGNPVEIIAAYPGAGATLVDASLPHTRGLVIEAMGSGNMGAEMGAGVARALQADIPVVISTRTPYGNTKLAYGGAGGGATLGEMGAVAAGGFRAGQARIMLAAALATGTPVAEMFSRAPASTTYTAG, encoded by the coding sequence ATGACCTTTGCCCTCATCGCCACCGGTGGCACCATCGCTTGTACGACGGTCCGTGACGGTTCCCTAGTCCCCACCGTTAGCGGCCAGCAGCTGGCCGCCTCTCTGGGCGCTGACGACGGCACGCACGACATCGAAGTAGTGGAGTTTCGCGCGCTCGACTCCAGCTCCATTACGTTGGCCGACCTCGATGAACTGTTGTTGTGCGTTCGCGAACAGCTCGCCCGCCCGGACATTGACGGCGTGCTCATCACGCATGGCACGGATTCCTTAGAGGAGACCGCGCTGGCCTTGTCCCTTTTTGATTTAGGCGATGGCCCTATCGTGCTCACCGGCGCGCAGCGCGCCTTCGATCACCCGGCCGGCGATGGCCCACGCAACCTGCGCGATGCCTATGAGCTTCTGCGCTCCGGCAAGCCGGGCGTGTGGGTGCAGTTCGGCGGAAAGACCATTCCTGGTCGCGGCGCGCGCAAGTGGCACACGTCGCAGCTCAACGGCTTTGAGGAACTGCCGGTGGGAGACTCCGCCGTGCCACTCCTCCCCTTAGCACCGATGGCCGGGAATCCAGTTGAGATTATCGCGGCCTACCCGGGTGCCGGTGCCACGCTTGTCGACGCCTCCCTTCCCCACACCCGCGGCCTCGTCATCGAGGCCATGGGCTCCGGAAACATGGGCGCGGAAATGGGTGCCGGGGTGGCCCGCGCGCTGCAGGCGGACATTCCCGTGGTGATCAGCACCCGAACCCCCTACGGGAATACCAAGCTGGCCTATGGCGGCGCTGGCGGTGGCGCCACCTTGGGAGAGATGGGCGCGGTGGCCGCCGGCGGATTCCGTGCCGGGCAAGCGCGCATTATGCTTGCTGCGGCACTTGCTACCGGCACGCCGGTGGCAGAGATGTTTAGTAGGGCACCAGCCAGCACGACTTATACCGCGGGCTAG
- a CDS encoding YggT family protein, with amino-acid sequence MNALGSILLVAVSLYSWILLARIVIEMIQSFSRQFNPPRWFMMVAEVLFVVTDPPVKALRKVIPPLQLGGIALDVSIIVLFLLLSILSQLIGWLFFGANGLAM; translated from the coding sequence GTGAATGCTTTAGGTTCAATTCTGCTCGTCGCCGTGAGTCTTTACTCGTGGATTTTGTTGGCGCGCATTGTCATCGAGATGATTCAGTCTTTCTCGCGCCAATTCAATCCGCCCCGCTGGTTCATGATGGTTGCCGAGGTGCTCTTCGTCGTCACTGACCCGCCAGTTAAGGCGCTGCGTAAGGTTATTCCGCCGCTGCAGTTGGGAGGCATTGCGCTCGACGTTTCCATCATCGTTTTGTTCCTGCTTTTGTCCATTCTTTCGCAACTTATTGGCTGGCTATTTTTCGGTGCCAATGGACTTGCAATGTGA
- a CDS encoding GntR family transcriptional regulator, producing MQKDKVPAAERAYEHLKRRIIDDEVDDSDMLSEAALAAELGMSRTPVREAFLRLEVEGFLKLYPKRGALVVPISPREIREVYEARLLVDENSARHICALSPEERELIADVLDATIDEQKAALDNSDLGTYTQLDAKFHQTIMDNGGNRLLAHLGHTLRERQQRFTATAIGRSVEKARAFVAQHAVLADALRTGDIDSYLTELHSHLNSSRKQL from the coding sequence ATGCAAAAAGACAAGGTACCTGCCGCAGAAAGGGCCTATGAGCACCTCAAGCGCCGCATCATCGATGACGAAGTCGATGACTCGGACATGCTCTCCGAAGCCGCCCTTGCCGCCGAGCTAGGGATGAGCCGAACCCCGGTGCGCGAGGCTTTCCTCCGCTTAGAGGTGGAAGGCTTTTTAAAGCTCTATCCCAAACGCGGCGCGTTGGTCGTGCCCATCAGCCCCCGCGAGATCCGGGAGGTCTACGAGGCCCGCCTCCTCGTAGATGAGAACTCTGCCCGACACATCTGCGCGTTATCCCCCGAGGAACGTGAACTCATTGCCGATGTCCTCGATGCCACCATCGATGAGCAAAAGGCAGCCCTCGATAATTCTGATCTGGGCACCTACACCCAACTGGACGCAAAGTTTCACCAGACCATCATGGACAACGGTGGCAACCGCCTGCTGGCGCACCTCGGCCACACGCTGCGCGAGCGCCAACAGCGTTTTACCGCCACGGCCATCGGCCGCAGCGTTGAGAAGGCCCGCGCCTTCGTGGCTCAACACGCCGTGCTTGCCGACGCCCTCCGCACCGGCGACATCGACTCCTACCTCACCGAACTCCACTCCCACCTCAACTCCTCAAGGAAGCAACTGTGA
- the ileS gene encoding isoleucine--tRNA ligase: MSNNPANVGSVYPKVDMTAGSSRFPDMEQEVQKYWKADDTFKASLKQTEGCPEYVFYDGPPFANGLPHYGHLLTGYVKDIVPRYRTMAGNHVPRVFGWDTHGLPAELEAEKQLGITDKAQIEEMGLEKFNEYCAKSVLEYTDEWEEYVNRQARWVDFENGYKTMDLNYMESVMWAFKELYDKGLIYQGFRVLPYSWAEHTSLSNQETRLDDSYKMRQDPTLTVTFPVSGAVEGSAAEKTLADNAELANASFLAWTTTPWTLPSNLALAVHPEVDYVLFKATEGDFAGRTFIMAEALTDTLAKELGEAEVLKTFKGAQLEGFKYQPIFDFFPDVENAYQLLLADYVTTEDGTGVVHQAPAFGEDDMLTCQKYGVGLVIPVDEDGKFTSQVPPYEGQLVFDANKAIIKDLKEAGRVVRHVTIEHSYPHSWRSGEPLIYMALPAWFVKVTEFRDRMVELNHNEIEWLPEHIRDGQFGKWLEGARDWNISRTRYWGAPIPAWISDDPEYPRVDVYGSLDELERDFGVRPTSLHRPHIDELTRPNPDDPTGKSTMRRVPDVLDCWFESGSMPFAQKHYPFENKEWFETHSPSDFIVEYSGQTRGWFYVMHALSTALFDRPAYKKVVAHGIVLGNDGLKMSKSKGNYPNVNEVFDRDGSDAMRWFLMSSPILRGGNLIVTEQGIREGVRQAILPIWNAYTFLQLYASQDAKFDVSSTNVLDRYILAKTHDLVKNTNDALANTDIATATEEVRLFADALTNWYVRRSRDRFWEGEETHAEAFNTLYTVLETVSRVVAPLLPHVAEVIYRGLTGERSVHLASYPKAEDYPADANLVAAMDATRAVASAASSVRKSNKLRNRLPLPKLTVAMPDSARLADFKDIIRDEVNVKDVELTDDVDEVGTFEVVCNAKVAGPRLGKDVQRAIKNLKAGNYERDGEEVIVDGDIRLTADEYTERLKAANPESTARVDGVDGLVVLDTNVTEELEAEGWAADIIRGLQDARKAEDFVVTDRITVVLSVPAEKEEWANRHREHIAAEVLAVDFAVTTEAFEASAGQNVHDVLKGVTATVAKA, translated from the coding sequence ATGAGTAATAATCCCGCGAACGTCGGCAGTGTTTATCCCAAAGTCGATATGACTGCTGGCTCCTCCCGTTTCCCCGATATGGAGCAGGAAGTCCAGAAGTACTGGAAGGCCGACGACACTTTTAAAGCCAGCCTCAAGCAGACCGAAGGCTGCCCCGAGTACGTCTTTTATGACGGCCCTCCCTTTGCCAACGGGCTGCCGCACTACGGCCACCTGCTGACCGGTTACGTCAAGGACATCGTCCCGCGCTACCGCACCATGGCCGGCAACCATGTCCCGCGTGTCTTCGGCTGGGACACCCACGGCCTGCCGGCGGAGCTGGAGGCAGAAAAGCAGCTCGGTATCACCGATAAGGCCCAGATCGAGGAGATGGGCCTGGAGAAGTTCAATGAGTACTGCGCCAAGTCCGTCCTCGAGTACACCGATGAGTGGGAAGAGTACGTCAACCGCCAGGCTCGCTGGGTGGACTTTGAAAACGGCTACAAGACCATGGACTTGAACTACATGGAGTCCGTGATGTGGGCGTTTAAGGAGCTTTATGACAAGGGTCTGATCTACCAGGGCTTTAGGGTTCTGCCGTACTCCTGGGCTGAGCACACCTCGCTGTCCAACCAGGAGACCCGCCTGGATGATTCCTACAAGATGCGCCAGGACCCAACCCTGACGGTGACCTTCCCGGTGTCGGGCGCTGTGGAGGGAAGCGCAGCGGAGAAGACGTTGGCGGATAACGCAGAGCTTGCCAACGCCTCCTTCCTCGCCTGGACCACCACCCCGTGGACCCTGCCGTCCAACCTGGCGCTGGCGGTCCACCCGGAGGTCGACTACGTCCTGTTCAAGGCCACCGAGGGCGACTTTGCTGGCCGCACCTTCATCATGGCCGAAGCGCTTACCGACACCCTGGCCAAGGAGCTGGGTGAGGCGGAAGTTCTCAAGACATTCAAGGGCGCGCAGCTGGAGGGCTTTAAGTACCAGCCCATCTTCGATTTCTTCCCGGATGTCGAGAACGCCTACCAGCTGCTGCTGGCGGATTACGTCACCACTGAGGACGGTACCGGTGTGGTCCACCAGGCTCCTGCCTTCGGTGAGGACGATATGCTCACCTGCCAGAAATATGGCGTGGGCCTGGTCATCCCGGTGGACGAGGACGGCAAGTTCACCTCGCAGGTGCCACCTTATGAGGGCCAGTTGGTCTTCGACGCCAACAAGGCCATCATCAAGGACCTGAAGGAAGCCGGCCGCGTGGTGCGTCACGTGACCATCGAGCACTCCTACCCGCACTCCTGGCGCTCCGGCGAGCCGCTCATCTACATGGCGCTGCCGGCCTGGTTCGTCAAGGTGACCGAGTTCCGCGACCGCATGGTGGAGCTCAACCACAACGAGATCGAGTGGCTGCCGGAGCACATCCGCGACGGCCAGTTCGGCAAGTGGTTGGAGGGCGCTCGTGATTGGAACATCTCCCGTACCCGTTACTGGGGCGCTCCGATTCCGGCGTGGATCTCCGATGATCCGGAGTACCCGCGCGTCGATGTTTACGGCTCCCTGGATGAGCTGGAGCGTGACTTCGGCGTGCGTCCTACCAGCCTGCACCGCCCGCACATCGATGAGCTGACCCGCCCGAACCCGGATGACCCGACGGGTAAGTCCACGATGCGCCGCGTGCCGGATGTGTTGGATTGCTGGTTTGAGTCCGGCTCCATGCCGTTTGCGCAAAAGCACTACCCGTTTGAGAATAAGGAGTGGTTTGAGACCCACTCGCCGTCGGACTTCATCGTGGAGTACTCCGGTCAGACCCGCGGCTGGTTCTACGTCATGCATGCGCTGTCCACCGCGCTCTTTGACCGCCCGGCCTACAAGAAGGTTGTGGCCCACGGCATCGTTCTGGGCAATGACGGCCTGAAGATGTCCAAGTCCAAGGGCAATTACCCGAACGTCAACGAGGTCTTTGACCGCGATGGTTCGGATGCGATGCGCTGGTTCCTCATGTCCTCACCGATCTTGCGCGGCGGCAACCTCATCGTCACCGAGCAGGGCATCCGCGAGGGTGTGCGCCAGGCTATCCTGCCGATCTGGAATGCCTACACCTTCCTGCAGCTCTACGCTTCCCAGGACGCGAAGTTCGATGTCAGCTCCACCAACGTTCTGGACCGCTACATCTTGGCCAAGACACATGACTTGGTGAAGAACACGAACGATGCGCTGGCGAATACCGATATTGCTACGGCAACCGAGGAGGTTCGCCTCTTCGCCGATGCCTTGACTAACTGGTACGTGCGCCGCTCCCGCGACCGCTTCTGGGAGGGCGAGGAAACCCACGCGGAGGCTTTCAACACCCTCTACACGGTGCTGGAGACCGTTTCTCGCGTGGTGGCTCCGCTGCTGCCGCACGTGGCTGAAGTTATCTACCGCGGCCTGACTGGTGAGCGCTCTGTGCACTTGGCTTCCTACCCGAAGGCTGAGGACTACCCGGCTGACGCGAACCTGGTGGCCGCCATGGATGCCACCCGCGCGGTGGCTTCGGCGGCGTCGTCTGTGCGCAAGTCCAATAAGCTGCGCAACCGCCTGCCGCTACCGAAGCTGACGGTGGCGATGCCGGATTCGGCTCGCTTGGCTGACTTCAAGGACATCATCCGCGATGAAGTCAACGTGAAGGACGTCGAGCTGACCGATGACGTCGATGAGGTCGGCACCTTCGAGGTAGTCTGCAACGCCAAGGTAGCGGGCCCGCGCTTGGGCAAGGACGTGCAGCGCGCCATCAAGAACCTGAAGGCGGGCAACTACGAGCGCGATGGCGAGGAGGTTATCGTCGACGGCGATATCCGTCTCACCGCGGATGAGTACACGGAACGTCTCAAGGCTGCGAACCCGGAGTCCACGGCGCGCGTGGACGGCGTCGATGGCCTAGTGGTGTTGGATACCAACGTCACCGAGGAGCTGGAGGCTGAAGGCTGGGCAGCGGATATCATCCGCGGCCTGCAGGATGCCCGCAAGGCCGAGGACTTCGTGGTCACCGACCGCATCACCGTGGTCCTGTCTGTTCCGGCGGAGAAGGAAGAGTGGGCCAACCGCCACCGCGAGCACATCGCGGCAGAAGTGCTCGCCGTCGACTTCGCTGTGACGACCGAGGCCTTCGAGGCTAGCGCTGGCCAGAACGTCCACGACGTTCTTAAGGGCGTAACCGCTACGGTGGCTAAGGCCTAA
- a CDS encoding cell division protein SepF, protein MSLIDRTKEFFGLGPMDMDADDAYYADERAYSAPAYAPSYEKQEEEFVPTIVALSLVSFDDAAKVGGPFRDGDAVVFELTDADRGSAKRFVDFAAGLCFALEGRMKNLTKGVDTSRKVFAIVPKGADISTVELERAAHLR, encoded by the coding sequence ATGTCACTGATTGATAGGACTAAAGAGTTCTTCGGGCTAGGCCCGATGGACATGGACGCCGACGATGCTTACTACGCAGATGAGCGCGCTTATAGCGCTCCGGCGTATGCACCTTCCTACGAGAAGCAGGAAGAGGAATTTGTCCCGACTATCGTGGCGCTGTCGCTCGTTTCCTTTGACGATGCAGCGAAGGTTGGCGGCCCCTTCCGTGACGGTGACGCAGTGGTCTTCGAGCTCACTGACGCTGACCGCGGTTCCGCAAAGCGTTTCGTTGACTTCGCCGCTGGCCTCTGCTTTGCACTGGAAGGCCGCATGAAGAACTTGACCAAGGGCGTGGACACCAGCCGCAAGGTTTTCGCCATTGTGCCTAAGGGCGCCGACATCTCCACTGTTGAGCTTGAGCGCGCGGCACACCTGCGCTAA
- a CDS encoding DivIVA domain-containing protein gives MPLSPADVHNVAFSKPPIGKRGYNEDEVDQFLDLVEDALAQLQDENDDLHAQVEELKSQAPAAAAGGASAAKVDEAAVRKEVESKLRAEYEAKLADSKNEIAKAKEETKRAQEQAKAAQVQDNSAELKTAREEAAAAKRELEASKKELERTKKELESAKKNSAATTTASSAAAVAGAGAAQSNAQGLATPDTHMQAARVLGLAQEMADRLTSEAKADSESMLAEARTAAEKQLADADSHSKAQLADAQKRYDAQLQEADTRSKKLVADAENKAKQTESDATSRAEAQIRQAEEKAAALQADAEKKHTEVMNTVKQQQTALEARISELRTFEREYRTRLKTLLQSQLEELESRGTAAPNGEAGKSNN, from the coding sequence ATGCCACTGTCACCAGCTGATGTACACAACGTCGCTTTCAGCAAGCCGCCAATTGGCAAGCGTGGCTACAACGAGGATGAGGTCGATCAGTTCCTCGATCTCGTTGAGGATGCTCTTGCTCAGCTGCAGGACGAGAACGATGATCTCCACGCCCAGGTTGAGGAACTGAAGTCTCAGGCCCCGGCCGCCGCTGCTGGCGGCGCTTCTGCCGCAAAGGTCGACGAGGCCGCCGTACGTAAGGAAGTCGAGTCCAAGCTGCGCGCCGAGTACGAAGCAAAGCTGGCTGACTCCAAGAACGAGATTGCCAAGGCCAAGGAAGAGACCAAGCGTGCGCAGGAGCAGGCGAAGGCCGCTCAGGTACAGGACAACTCCGCGGAGCTTAAGACTGCTCGCGAGGAGGCTGCTGCCGCCAAGCGCGAGCTCGAGGCCTCCAAGAAGGAGCTGGAGCGCACCAAGAAGGAACTGGAGTCCGCAAAGAAGAACTCCGCAGCCACCACCACTGCCTCTTCCGCTGCTGCCGTGGCTGGTGCAGGCGCTGCTCAGTCCAACGCACAGGGTCTCGCCACCCCGGATACCCACATGCAGGCCGCCCGCGTGCTGGGTCTGGCTCAGGAGATGGCGGACCGTCTTACCAGCGAGGCTAAGGCTGATTCCGAGTCTATGCTCGCAGAGGCTCGTACGGCTGCAGAGAAGCAGCTTGCCGACGCCGACTCGCACTCCAAGGCCCAACTTGCTGACGCCCAGAAGCGCTACGATGCACAGCTGCAGGAGGCCGATACCCGCTCCAAGAAGCTGGTGGCGGATGCCGAGAACAAGGCAAAGCAGACCGAGTCTGACGCTACCTCCCGCGCCGAGGCACAGATTCGCCAGGCTGAGGAGAAGGCAGCTGCCCTGCAGGCAGATGCCGAGAAGAAGCACACCGAGGTTATGAATACGGTCAAGCAGCAGCAGACCGCTCTGGAGGCTCGCATCTCCGAGCTGCGTACCTTCGAGCGCGAGTACCGTACCCGCCTCAAGACCCTGCTGCAGTCTCAGCTGGAGGAGTTGGAGTCCCGCGGCACCGCTGCCCCCAACGGTGAAGCCGGCAAGTCCAACAATTAA
- a CDS encoding MFS transporter yields the protein MIAVAWGGNEFTPLLVMYRETSNFSQVTVNGLLAAYVVGIIPALLIGGPLSDLLGRRPLLLPAAPLSLAGSFLLSIAPNEPLIIALGRVLCGMALGLVMAVGSTWITELITRAGGDPAAGARKASLCLTAGFLVGAGIASVLAQWGPWPTHTAYILHMLLTLLTAVWILHTPETRQPTRGDVKTTVLELRVRDMLEMLHIPAVAHKRFLRVVVPVAPWVFGCAGAAYALLPQLLSDSAGDAPIAFSGLMTVITLGCGVAVQMVGRLVDTHKSARASALAMFVITVGAILGAFAAHSLSLPLGIAAAATMGAGYGLALVAGLSEVQRIAGERELAGLTAVYYSISYTGFFIPMAFSALAPYIGFTALFSIGSFLALVCLINVILAWRAHLPGTRR from the coding sequence ATGATCGCTGTGGCGTGGGGAGGAAACGAGTTCACCCCACTGCTGGTGATGTACCGCGAGACCTCCAATTTTTCCCAGGTGACGGTCAATGGTCTTCTCGCCGCCTATGTCGTAGGCATCATCCCTGCTCTGCTGATCGGCGGCCCGCTGTCCGATCTGCTGGGCCGCCGCCCCCTGCTGCTTCCCGCAGCGCCGCTGTCTTTGGCGGGTTCTTTCCTGCTATCCATCGCTCCCAACGAGCCACTCATCATCGCGCTGGGGCGTGTCTTGTGCGGCATGGCCTTGGGATTGGTCATGGCCGTGGGCTCAACGTGGATTACAGAGCTCATCACGCGTGCTGGCGGAGACCCGGCGGCAGGCGCCCGCAAGGCTTCCTTATGCTTAACCGCGGGGTTCCTCGTGGGCGCAGGTATCGCTTCGGTGCTCGCCCAGTGGGGTCCGTGGCCAACCCACACGGCTTATATCCTCCACATGCTGCTTACGTTGCTGACCGCCGTGTGGATCCTGCATACCCCGGAGACCCGCCAGCCCACCCGGGGCGACGTCAAGACCACAGTCTTGGAGCTTCGGGTGCGCGACATGCTGGAGATGCTGCATATCCCAGCTGTTGCTCACAAGCGTTTCCTGCGCGTCGTCGTCCCCGTAGCCCCGTGGGTATTCGGTTGCGCGGGAGCGGCCTATGCACTCCTGCCACAGCTCTTGTCCGATTCGGCCGGTGATGCCCCCATTGCTTTCTCCGGCCTGATGACTGTCATCACCTTGGGCTGCGGTGTCGCCGTCCAGATGGTGGGCCGTTTGGTAGATACCCATAAGTCCGCACGCGCCTCGGCGCTGGCCATGTTCGTCATCACCGTCGGCGCCATCCTCGGGGCTTTCGCCGCCCACTCACTCTCCCTGCCTCTCGGCATCGCAGCCGCTGCGACCATGGGCGCAGGATACGGTCTAGCTCTCGTCGCCGGCTTGTCTGAGGTCCAGCGCATCGCGGGCGAGCGCGAGCTCGCCGGCTTGACCGCCGTGTACTACTCCATTTCCTACACCGGCTTCTTCATCCCGATGGCCTTCAGCGCACTCGCGCCCTACATCGGTTTCACCGCGTTGTTCAGCATCGGTAGCTTCTTGGCGCTGGTCTGCCTCATCAACGTCATCCTTGCCTGGCGCGCGCACCTGCCCGGCACCCGCCGCTAG